In Desulfolucanica intricata, the following are encoded in one genomic region:
- a CDS encoding DUF1405 domain-containing protein translates to MSMFSGLWQEFWIKPWSSKFTVPLIIINVLGSIYGYYWYHMQLAATPAVYRIFVPDSPFATTLFALALFLYFLGWRSSLFGVVAMTASIKYGIWAVLLISHLWLHGGAVRPTEVILFVSHLGMVAQGLIFLRNINWGGFTVLTAFGWMLLNDFMDYIIGLHPYLFVEGQLFFASLSAVGLTLIISLGLVLGRRRLIF, encoded by the coding sequence ATGTCCATGTTTAGCGGTTTATGGCAGGAGTTTTGGATAAAACCCTGGTCTTCAAAGTTTACTGTACCCTTGATAATTATTAATGTTTTAGGCTCAATATACGGTTACTACTGGTATCATATGCAGCTGGCCGCTACACCGGCAGTATACCGGATATTTGTTCCGGACAGTCCTTTCGCGACAACCTTATTTGCCCTGGCGCTGTTTCTCTATTTTCTGGGTTGGAGGAGTAGTTTGTTTGGGGTTGTGGCCATGACCGCCTCTATAAAATACGGTATTTGGGCTGTCCTGTTGATCAGCCACCTCTGGCTTCACGGGGGGGCTGTCAGGCCAACTGAAGTTATTTTATTTGTCTCTCACCTGGGAATGGTTGCACAAGGGTTAATCTTTTTACGTAATATAAATTGGGGCGGCTTTACAGTCCTTACTGCATTTGGCTGGATGCTGTTAAATGATTTTATGGATTATATTATTGGCCTGCATCCCTATTTGTTTGTAGAAGGTCAGCTGTTTTTTGCTTCTCTTTCAGCCGTAGGGTTAACTTTAATAATTTCACTGGGTTTAGTATTAGGGCGCCGGCGTCTGATCTTTTAA
- a CDS encoding acyltransferase encodes MRRVEHHPAAGDKNAMQYWYRLVGPVKASFNFAIIFLCRYLPSLRLKNFLYRKLLGMHIGRDVSVGLMVMLDIFFPHLITIGDNSIIGYNTTILTHEFLVDEYRRGPVEIGKNVLIGANTTVLPGVKIGDGAVVGAASLVNRDIPPGVLAAGTPVKILKEKVKKDVHV; translated from the coding sequence ATGCGCAGGGTAGAACATCACCCGGCTGCCGGGGATAAAAATGCTATGCAGTATTGGTATCGCCTGGTGGGGCCGGTAAAAGCCTCGTTTAATTTTGCAATCATTTTTCTCTGCCGGTATCTACCGTCTTTAAGATTAAAAAACTTTTTGTATAGAAAACTTTTGGGAATGCACATAGGCCGGGATGTATCTGTGGGGCTAATGGTGATGCTGGATATATTTTTCCCCCATTTAATTACTATCGGAGATAACAGTATTATTGGCTATAATACCACTATTCTTACACATGAGTTCCTGGTGGACGAGTACCGCAGGGGGCCGGTTGAGATAGGTAAAAACGTTTTAATTGGGGCCAATACCACTGTTTTACCGGGGGTAAAGATCGGTGACGGGGCAGTTGTAGGCGCTGCCTCTTTGGTGAACCGGGATATTCCACCGGGGGTTTTGGCAGCCGGAACGCCGGTAAAGATACTGAAAGAAAAGGTGAAAAAGGATGTCCATGTTTAG
- the whiA gene encoding DNA-binding protein WhiA, translated as MSFSVVTKDELARVMPKKDCCRLAELSALVKMDGSIEISGRHRLALNITTENAAAARKIVILIKELFALNTQVLVRRKIRLKKNNIYLVRIGSQPGIKDILVRMGMLDKNGQFTERVHSEIISRQCCRKSYLRGAFLGGGSVNKPEGDYHLEIITDKKQHARDIAGVMQTFDLPARISIRKNWYVVYLKDSEQIITCLNIMGAHTALLEFENVRIFKDMRNQVNRLVNCETANLNKTIDAAVRQLENIKFIAGTVGLAKLPESLRQTAELRLQNPDASLRELGEMLQPRVGKSCVNHRLRKLEKMAQKLRDGKSNDYK; from the coding sequence ATGTCTTTTTCAGTAGTTACTAAGGATGAACTGGCCCGGGTTATGCCAAAGAAGGATTGCTGCCGCCTGGCTGAATTATCGGCCCTGGTTAAAATGGACGGCAGTATTGAAATAAGCGGGCGTCACCGGCTGGCTTTGAATATTACAACTGAAAATGCGGCTGCTGCCCGGAAAATAGTAATCTTAATCAAAGAGTTATTTGCTTTGAATACACAGGTTTTGGTCCGGCGTAAAATCCGATTAAAGAAAAATAATATTTATCTGGTTAGGATTGGATCCCAACCCGGTATTAAGGATATTTTGGTGCGCATGGGAATGCTGGACAAAAACGGTCAATTTACCGAGCGGGTACATAGCGAAATTATTTCCCGGCAGTGCTGCCGGAAGTCTTACTTGCGGGGAGCATTTCTGGGTGGGGGCTCGGTTAATAAGCCCGAAGGGGATTATCATCTGGAGATAATTACCGATAAAAAACAGCATGCCCGGGATATTGCCGGGGTAATGCAAACATTCGACCTGCCGGCCAGGATTAGTATCCGCAAAAATTGGTATGTCGTATATTTAAAAGACAGCGAGCAGATTATTACCTGTTTAAATATTATGGGTGCACATACAGCCCTCTTAGAGTTTGAAAATGTACGGATATTTAAAGATATGCGTAATCAGGTAAACCGGCTGGTGAACTGTGAAACTGCTAATTTAAACAAAACTATAGATGCGGCGGTACGGCAGCTGGAGAATATCAAATTTATTGCCGGGACTGTCGGGCTGGCTAAACTTCCTGAATCGCTGCGCCAAACCGCTGAATTAAGACTGCAAAACCCGGATGCCAGTTTAAGGGAGCTGGGTGAGATGCTGCAGCCCCGGGTTGGTAAATCCTGTGTTAATCACCGCTTGCGTAAGCTGGAAAAGATGGCCCAAAAATTGCGGGACGGGAAGTCAAATGATTACAAGTGA